Proteins found in one Geomonas subterranea genomic segment:
- a CDS encoding type II secretion system F family protein, with amino-acid sequence MIVPIVALVFLTTLCASCALCLYILKRNASARTELRRRLQQMARGTAGDVQPELREALTRKAHQAGELLTRLPQTRQMGKRLEQAGIEIPPALLVTAVVLAAFALALLTALETGYLPAALPAAALPVVTAEIVIRVKTSRRIVRFTELFPDALSIISRSLRAGQSLPTAIQLVGEEVPAPTGTLFRIAYEQQQLGLRLVDALADMNQRMESMDLRFFTTVITINADIGGNLSELLDKLALTIKERLKIRRQVRVYTAQGRLSGYVLGALPVVAFGCFTLLSPEYEKELTREPLGLYILAFAAFMQLAGLIIIRRIIRIQI; translated from the coding sequence ATGATTGTTCCTATCGTGGCACTGGTGTTTCTCACCACCCTCTGCGCAAGCTGCGCCCTCTGCCTCTACATCCTCAAGCGCAACGCCTCCGCGAGGACGGAGCTCAGAAGGCGCCTGCAGCAGATGGCGCGCGGCACCGCGGGTGACGTTCAGCCCGAACTGCGAGAGGCCCTCACCAGGAAGGCGCACCAGGCGGGAGAGTTGCTGACCCGCCTGCCGCAAACGCGCCAGATGGGGAAAAGGCTGGAGCAGGCAGGAATAGAGATCCCTCCCGCGCTGCTGGTGACCGCGGTCGTTTTGGCCGCCTTCGCGCTTGCCCTGCTGACCGCGCTGGAGACAGGGTACCTCCCTGCGGCGTTGCCCGCCGCGGCCTTGCCGGTGGTGACTGCCGAGATAGTGATCAGGGTGAAGACCTCGCGCAGAATCGTCAGGTTCACCGAGCTTTTCCCCGACGCCCTCAGCATCATCTCGCGCTCCCTCAGGGCCGGACAGTCCCTCCCCACGGCCATTCAACTGGTGGGCGAGGAGGTGCCGGCCCCGACCGGAACACTGTTCAGGATCGCCTACGAACAGCAGCAACTCGGCCTGAGGCTCGTCGACGCGCTGGCAGACATGAACCAGAGAATGGAGAGCATGGACCTCAGGTTCTTCACCACGGTCATCACCATCAACGCCGATATCGGCGGGAACCTCTCCGAACTCCTGGACAAGCTCGCCCTCACCATCAAGGAGAGGCTCAAGATCCGCAGGCAGGTACGCGTCTACACCGCCCAGGGAAGGCTCTCCGGCTACGTCCTGGGGGCGCTGCCCGTGGTCGCCTTTGGCTGCTTCACCCTGCTCAGCCCCGAGTACGAGAAGGAGTTGACCAGGGAGCCTCTGGGGCTGTACATCCTCGCGTTCGCAGCGTTCATGCAACTGGCCGGCCTGATCATCATCAGGAGGATCATCAGAATCCAGATCTGA
- a CDS encoding asparagine synthase-related protein produces MALTREPSGSLASTYKEAKVRDYWGRRPSSLRRPRLLERLYPYVFDNPARGRSFLQEFFAVSPEQLQDPFFSHSVRWGGGIRNLAFLSPEYRSCLSGYDPCEELARWLPESFAGRDLLCRAQVLEIELFLAGFLLSSQGDRVAMAHSVEMRHPFLDYRVIDFAFRLPAHWKMRGLQEKYFLRRACRGLLPRPIVSRGKHPYRAPVDALFTAAAPADYVDELLSGQSLKASGYFDADKVARLYRRVAEAPRGAVGEFANMALMGVLSTEILHRQFLASSSYRGGRKLRPDLVRYGAARKLDGRDSGGGTAPP; encoded by the coding sequence ATGGCGTTGACGCGGGAGCCGTCGGGAAGCCTCGCGTCGACGTACAAGGAGGCCAAGGTCAGGGATTACTGGGGACGGCGCCCCTCTTCCCTGCGGCGGCCGCGGCTTTTGGAGCGGCTCTACCCCTATGTATTCGACAACCCCGCGCGCGGTCGTTCCTTTTTGCAGGAGTTCTTCGCGGTCTCGCCGGAGCAGTTGCAGGATCCCTTCTTCTCCCACTCCGTGCGGTGGGGGGGAGGGATCCGGAACCTCGCCTTTTTGTCACCGGAGTACCGCAGCTGCCTCTCCGGCTACGACCCTTGCGAGGAACTGGCCCGCTGGCTGCCGGAGAGCTTCGCAGGACGGGACCTCTTGTGCCGCGCGCAGGTGCTGGAGATAGAGCTCTTCCTTGCCGGCTTCCTCCTCTCTTCGCAGGGGGACCGGGTAGCGATGGCGCACTCGGTTGAGATGCGGCACCCCTTCCTGGACTACCGGGTGATCGACTTCGCCTTCCGGCTTCCGGCCCACTGGAAGATGAGGGGGCTGCAGGAGAAATATTTCCTACGCCGGGCCTGCCGTGGGCTACTGCCGCGGCCGATCGTGAGCCGGGGAAAGCACCCGTATCGGGCGCCGGTGGACGCGCTTTTCACCGCAGCCGCGCCTGCCGATTATGTTGACGAACTGTTGTCCGGGCAGAGTCTGAAGGCGAGCGGGTATTTTGACGCGGACAAGGTGGCACGTCTCTACCGACGGGTCGCCGAGGCCCCGCGGGGAGCGGTCGGAGAATTCGCCAACATGGCCTTGATGGGGGTCCTCTCCACCGAAATCCTGCACCGGCAGTTCCTGGCATCCTCCTCCTACCGGGGGGGGAGAAAACTGAGGCCGGACCTGGTGCGGTATGGCGCGGCGAGGAAGCTAGATGGGCGGGATTCTGGGGGGGGCACCGCCCCTCCCTGA
- the nadE gene encoding NAD(+) synthase, with the protein MTMTTGFFPDVLRLDPQREADRICARIKELMRDQVKRGGVVVALSGGIDSSVTAALSVRALGRERVVGLEMPERHSARETLALSGKVAGALGIRTQVEDISGILQSVGFYEKYDSAVRMVVPEYGDGWASKIVISGVKNQPRFTSFYLVTENTQQVQSTVRLPLQPYLEIVAATNFKQRIRKMLEYYHADRLNYAVAGTPNRLEYDQGFFVKLGDGAADIKPIAHLYKSQVYQLAEFLGIPEEIRSRKPTTDTYSLAQGQDEFYFSLPYQMMDLCLYAHNHGVPAENVAPILGLEPQQVRMVYRDIDVKRKTTRYLHLPPLLVEEVAWE; encoded by the coding sequence ATGACAATGACGACAGGATTTTTCCCCGATGTGCTCCGGCTTGACCCTCAACGGGAGGCCGACCGCATCTGCGCCAGGATCAAGGAGTTGATGCGCGATCAGGTGAAGAGGGGTGGGGTGGTGGTAGCCCTCTCCGGCGGGATCGACAGCAGCGTCACCGCGGCGCTTTCGGTCCGGGCGCTGGGGAGGGAGCGGGTGGTGGGGCTGGAGATGCCCGAGCGGCATTCGGCGCGGGAGACCCTGGCGCTGAGCGGCAAGGTCGCCGGCGCCCTCGGCATACGGACCCAGGTGGAGGACATCTCGGGGATCTTGCAGTCGGTCGGCTTCTACGAAAAATATGACAGCGCGGTAAGGATGGTGGTGCCTGAGTACGGCGACGGCTGGGCCTCGAAGATCGTCATCTCCGGCGTGAAGAACCAGCCCCGCTTCACATCCTTCTACCTGGTCACCGAGAATACCCAGCAGGTACAGTCGACGGTGCGCCTCCCCCTGCAGCCCTACCTGGAGATAGTCGCCGCTACCAACTTCAAGCAGCGCATCAGGAAGATGCTGGAATACTACCATGCCGACCGGCTCAACTACGCCGTCGCCGGCACGCCGAACCGGCTGGAGTACGATCAGGGGTTCTTCGTGAAGCTCGGAGACGGCGCCGCCGACATCAAGCCGATCGCCCACCTGTACAAGTCCCAGGTGTACCAGCTCGCGGAGTTCCTGGGCATCCCGGAGGAGATCCGCAGCAGAAAACCGACCACGGATACCTACTCCCTCGCCCAGGGGCAGGACGAATTCTACTTCTCGCTTCCCTACCAGATGATGGACCTTTGCCTCTACGCCCATAACCACGGCGTGCCGGCGGAAAACGTGGCTCCGATCCTGGGGCTTGAGCCGCAACAGGTGCGCATGGTGTACCGGGACATCGACGTGAAGCGAAAGACCACGCGCTACCTGCACCTCCCGCCGCTACTCGTGGAAGAGGTGGCATGGGAGTAA
- a CDS encoding chemotaxis protein CheW produces the protein MATPKGENSSVDLNRFNEVFFEECAENLAEMEQILISLGDREPDHEQMNAIFRAAHSIKGGAGIFGFQDMTVVTHVMESLLDRLRNQEIPFTPGMIDLFLEAGDAIAMQLAWHREGKAVDQEAIDRVRARLQQVTDTGAHDQEVAPGTGQEASATQEEEFLPRRCRLAFTPDPEIFARGIRMESIISELTDLAEPGEFTCAAQLMDTPDLAELDPERCITRWDFSLLTRASRDQLLDVFMFVADEEQLHIEEELVDRRAPAGEPAPEQPLLPSPGRRAYDGNETAPGAFGRRGSETESSIRVNVTKVDQLVNQIGELLITQAMLSQIAVGLDPILHQTLQRGLAQLERNTRDLQGTVMSIRLVPISIVFNRFPRLVRETAAKLGKQVELKTTGDSTELDRGLIEKIADPLGHLVRNALDHGLETPERRAACGKSPVGTLLLSASQVGGRIVIDVTDDGAGLNRERILEKALECGIPCSESMSDEEVWQLIFAPGFSTASEVTDLSGRGVGMDVVIKNVQAIGGRVQIVSEAGRGARFTISLPLTLAILEGLSVAVGEEKFIIPLNMVIESLQPKAGQLKSVNGREVVQVRGEYLPIIKLHRIFNLEAEVSEPQRGIVVLVEADGERGGILVDALLDEQQVVVKSIETNYRRVEGSAGATILGDGRVALILDLPELFAMHKRL, from the coding sequence ATGGCAACTCCCAAAGGGGAAAACAGCAGCGTCGACCTGAACCGCTTCAACGAAGTCTTCTTCGAGGAGTGCGCGGAGAACCTGGCCGAGATGGAGCAGATCCTCATCTCTCTTGGCGACAGGGAACCCGACCACGAGCAGATGAACGCCATCTTCCGCGCCGCCCACTCCATCAAGGGGGGAGCCGGGATTTTCGGCTTCCAGGACATGACCGTGGTGACGCACGTCATGGAGTCCCTTCTGGACCGGCTGAGAAACCAGGAGATCCCCTTCACTCCCGGCATGATCGACCTCTTCCTCGAGGCCGGAGACGCCATCGCCATGCAACTCGCCTGGCATCGCGAGGGAAAGGCAGTGGACCAGGAGGCCATCGACCGGGTGCGGGCCAGGTTGCAGCAGGTCACCGACACGGGCGCCCATGATCAGGAGGTCGCCCCGGGAACGGGGCAGGAGGCATCTGCCACGCAGGAAGAGGAGTTCCTGCCGCGCCGCTGCCGCCTCGCCTTCACCCCCGATCCCGAGATTTTCGCGAGGGGGATCCGGATGGAGAGCATCATCTCCGAGCTCACGGACCTCGCCGAGCCTGGGGAATTTACCTGCGCCGCGCAGCTCATGGACACCCCCGACCTGGCGGAGCTCGACCCGGAGCGCTGCATCACCCGCTGGGACTTTTCGCTGCTGACCCGCGCCAGCCGCGACCAGCTGCTCGACGTGTTCATGTTCGTGGCGGACGAAGAGCAGCTTCACATCGAGGAGGAGCTCGTGGACCGGCGCGCCCCGGCGGGAGAGCCTGCACCCGAGCAGCCCCTTCTCCCCTCCCCCGGCAGGCGCGCCTACGACGGCAACGAGACCGCTCCCGGCGCCTTCGGCAGGCGCGGCAGCGAGACGGAATCCTCCATCAGGGTCAACGTGACCAAGGTGGACCAGCTGGTGAACCAGATCGGGGAGCTCCTGATCACCCAGGCCATGCTGAGCCAGATCGCGGTGGGACTCGACCCCATCCTGCACCAGACGCTGCAGCGCGGCCTCGCCCAACTGGAGCGCAATACCCGCGACCTGCAGGGAACTGTGATGTCCATCCGGCTCGTGCCGATCAGCATCGTCTTCAACCGTTTCCCGCGCCTGGTGCGTGAAACCGCCGCCAAGCTCGGCAAGCAGGTCGAGCTGAAGACCACAGGCGACAGCACGGAACTGGACCGCGGCCTCATCGAGAAGATCGCCGATCCGCTGGGACACCTGGTGCGCAACGCGCTGGACCACGGGCTGGAGACGCCGGAACGGCGGGCCGCCTGCGGCAAGAGCCCGGTGGGGACACTGCTGCTTTCCGCCTCCCAGGTGGGGGGTAGGATCGTCATCGACGTGACCGACGACGGCGCCGGCCTGAACCGGGAGAGGATCCTCGAGAAGGCGCTCGAGTGCGGCATCCCCTGCTCCGAGAGCATGAGCGACGAGGAGGTCTGGCAGCTCATCTTCGCGCCCGGATTCTCCACGGCCAGCGAGGTGACCGACCTCTCCGGGCGGGGGGTGGGGATGGACGTGGTCATCAAGAACGTCCAGGCCATCGGCGGGCGCGTGCAGATCGTCTCGGAGGCGGGGCGGGGGGCGCGCTTCACCATCAGCCTGCCGCTCACCCTGGCGATCCTGGAGGGTCTCTCGGTCGCGGTCGGGGAGGAGAAGTTCATCATACCGCTCAACATGGTGATCGAGTCGCTGCAACCCAAGGCCGGGCAGTTGAAGAGCGTGAACGGCCGCGAAGTGGTCCAGGTGCGGGGAGAGTACCTCCCCATCATCAAGCTGCACCGCATCTTCAACCTCGAGGCGGAGGTGAGCGAGCCGCAGCGCGGCATCGTGGTGCTGGTGGAGGCGGACGGGGAAAGAGGGGGTATCCTGGTCGACGCGCTCCTGGACGAGCAGCAGGTCGTGGTGAAGAGCATCGAGACCAACTACCGCCGGGTCGAAGGGAGCGCGGGGGCCACCATCCTCGGGGACGGCCGCGTGGCGCTCATCCTGGACCTCCCCGAACTGTTCGCGATGCACAAGAGGCTCTAG
- a CDS encoding class I adenylate-forming enzyme family protein gives MELQMVHSFLESNALVRPDKIALVHDGERISYRLLNHCASRVAAFLVQRGVLPGDRVVILLSNGVKYVASYYGVLKAGAVAVPLNAETGQEALSRLLDELQPAGIILEQGAGYQLQQLPMAPASVRFLLAADSSLPVSEPRRLWGWDEALEGEELSEGARTIPADALASIIYTSGSTGQPKGVMLSHRNIVSNTRSIVDYLCLTESDIQMVVLPFFYVMGKSLLNTHIAVGGTVVINNNFAYTASVIRQMAEEGVTGFSGVPSTYAYLLHRSPLASFRDRLPCLRYCTQAGGHMPREIKERLLQVLPPHTKLFIMYGATEAAARLTYVEPERLVEKLGSIGKAIPGVTVRVLGPGGEELAEGECGELVASGPNIMLGYWNDPEATARVLDRNGYHTGDLGYRDADGYLYVTGRKDHLLKVGGHRIDPQEVEEVLMSSGFLLEVVVLGLDDPLLGKKLVALAVPLSGNPSDRTLLSFCHARLPRHKIPGEIRLVAALPKYPSGKIDRASCLGLCA, from the coding sequence ATGGAACTGCAGATGGTGCATAGTTTCCTGGAATCCAACGCCCTTGTGCGGCCGGACAAGATAGCCCTGGTCCATGACGGCGAACGGATCAGCTACCGGCTTTTGAACCATTGCGCAAGCCGTGTGGCGGCCTTCCTGGTGCAGCGTGGCGTGCTTCCGGGAGACAGGGTCGTGATCCTGCTGAGCAACGGCGTGAAGTATGTGGCTAGCTACTACGGGGTCTTGAAGGCGGGAGCGGTCGCCGTACCCCTCAACGCGGAGACGGGGCAGGAGGCGCTGAGCCGTCTGCTTGATGAGCTGCAGCCGGCAGGGATCATCCTGGAGCAGGGCGCGGGGTACCAGCTGCAGCAACTCCCTATGGCGCCAGCCTCGGTACGGTTCCTGCTCGCTGCGGATTCCTCTCTCCCTGTCTCAGAGCCGCGCCGGCTCTGGGGGTGGGACGAGGCGCTCGAAGGGGAGGAGCTTTCCGAAGGGGCCCGCACCATCCCCGCAGATGCCCTCGCCAGCATCATCTACACCTCGGGTTCCACCGGTCAGCCCAAGGGGGTGATGCTTTCCCACCGCAACATCGTCAGTAACACCCGCTCCATCGTTGATTATCTGTGCCTTACCGAGAGCGACATCCAGATGGTGGTGCTCCCCTTTTTCTACGTCATGGGAAAATCGCTCCTGAACACTCACATTGCGGTGGGCGGCACCGTGGTGATCAACAACAACTTCGCCTACACCGCCTCGGTGATAAGGCAGATGGCAGAGGAGGGGGTGACGGGTTTTTCCGGCGTACCCTCGACCTACGCCTATTTGCTGCACCGCTCGCCGCTGGCGTCATTCCGTGACCGGCTCCCGTGCCTGCGCTACTGCACCCAGGCCGGCGGCCACATGCCGCGCGAGATCAAGGAACGGCTGCTGCAGGTCCTCCCACCGCACACGAAGCTTTTCATCATGTACGGCGCCACCGAGGCGGCGGCGCGACTCACTTACGTGGAGCCGGAAAGGCTCGTGGAAAAGCTGGGTTCCATAGGAAAGGCCATCCCCGGCGTAACGGTACGGGTGCTGGGCCCCGGGGGGGAGGAGTTGGCCGAGGGGGAATGCGGCGAACTCGTGGCATCGGGTCCCAACATCATGCTCGGTTACTGGAACGACCCGGAGGCGACTGCCCGGGTGCTGGACCGGAACGGCTACCACACCGGCGACCTCGGTTACCGCGACGCCGACGGCTACCTCTACGTGACCGGAAGGAAAGACCACCTGCTCAAGGTGGGAGGGCACCGGATCGATCCTCAGGAGGTCGAAGAGGTGCTCATGTCCAGCGGTTTTCTTCTGGAGGTGGTAGTGCTCGGCCTGGATGACCCCCTGCTGGGCAAGAAGCTGGTGGCGCTCGCGGTTCCCCTGAGCGGCAACCCCAGTGACCGGACCCTGCTCTCTTTTTGCCATGCCAGGCTTCCCAGGCATAAGATCCCTGGGGAGATACGGCTGGTAGCCGCACTTCCCAAGTACCCCAGTGGCAAGATCGACCGCGCCTCGTGCCTGGGCCTGTGCGCATGA
- a CDS encoding STAS domain-containing protein: protein MGKKVFVNNANIIPEGPFTVERARELHQFLVGRLDGVTPTPAQTTIDLSRVSDIDACGCQLLALFLENLKRRGTAPLLAAPPPALSEQIEALGFHDLLAAQPEP from the coding sequence TTGGGCAAAAAAGTTTTTGTTAATAATGCAAACATCATCCCCGAAGGCCCCTTTACGGTGGAGCGCGCGCGGGAGTTACACCAGTTCCTGGTGGGGCGCCTTGACGGGGTGACGCCCACCCCGGCACAGACGACCATCGACCTGTCACGGGTGAGCGACATCGACGCCTGCGGTTGCCAGTTGCTCGCGCTTTTTCTGGAAAACCTGAAGCGTCGCGGCACCGCCCCCCTCCTGGCAGCGCCCCCCCCAGCCCTCAGCGAGCAGATCGAGGCCCTGGGCTTCCATGACCTTCTGGCAGCGCAGCCCGAACCGTGA
- a CDS encoding acyl carrier protein — protein MNLKDEIRHFVVENFLFGDAGGLTDDSSFIREGIVDSTGILQLVAYLQERYQVLVTDEELIPENLDSVRRVAAFVEGKRQGDAAGAGSEG, from the coding sequence ATGAACCTAAAGGATGAGATCAGACATTTCGTGGTGGAAAATTTCCTCTTCGGCGATGCCGGGGGGCTCACCGATGACAGCTCCTTCATCCGGGAAGGGATCGTCGACTCGACGGGGATCCTGCAACTGGTAGCCTACCTCCAGGAGCGCTACCAGGTCCTGGTGACCGACGAGGAACTGATCCCGGAGAATCTCGACTCGGTGCGACGGGTGGCGGCGTTCGTGGAAGGAAAGCGGCAAGGCGATGCTGCCGGCGCTGGCAGCGAAGGGTAG
- a CDS encoding methyl-accepting chemotaxis protein — MKTVRFKDWKILTKILSISVATIVMMVLGVMLYVLPFMQNKLMDEKIQATKAVVDVAYDVLTANQNAVKEGRKTLQQAQADALKQISEMRYQGNEYFWVNDMDTKVLMHPIKPELVGKTQYDNKDPNGKRLYVEFVNVCKEKGEGVVDYMWAKPGSTVPVPKISYVMLMKEWGWIVGSGIYVDTVTAEMNKMKWQIIGGTALLAVVIFLFAWFVARKIKEALDQAIAASRRIASGDLTAHITVNSEDETGELLSSLKDMNEGLAHIVGDVRNGAESIATATEEIAAGNADLSQRTEEQASALEETASSMEELTSTVKQNADNAQAANQLAINASGVAVKGGEVINRVVRTMESITDSSKKISDIIGVIDGIAFQTNILALNAAVEAARAGEQGRGFAVVAAEVRSLAQRSAAAAKEIKALIEDSVSKVQDGSRLVEEAGRTTQDIVTSIKRVTDIMAEISAASLEQSSGIEQVNTAITQMDDVTQQNAALVEEAAAAAESLEDQAQQLVAVVARFTLEQGNKAAPPPSSEKRRLTHAAAKPKPQEKKVKPVAMAAGGKTQDQRLSRASESAEADDDWKEF, encoded by the coding sequence ATGAAAACGGTGCGATTCAAAGACTGGAAGATCCTGACCAAGATACTGAGCATCTCGGTGGCCACCATCGTCATGATGGTGCTCGGCGTCATGCTCTACGTGCTCCCCTTCATGCAGAACAAGCTGATGGACGAGAAGATCCAGGCCACCAAGGCGGTGGTCGACGTGGCCTACGACGTCCTGACGGCGAACCAGAACGCGGTGAAGGAGGGGAGAAAGACCCTGCAGCAGGCGCAGGCCGACGCCCTGAAGCAGATCTCCGAGATGAGGTACCAGGGGAACGAGTACTTCTGGGTCAACGACATGGACACCAAGGTGCTCATGCACCCGATCAAGCCGGAGCTGGTGGGCAAGACCCAGTACGACAACAAGGACCCCAACGGCAAAAGGCTCTACGTCGAGTTCGTCAACGTCTGCAAGGAAAAGGGCGAAGGGGTGGTCGACTACATGTGGGCCAAGCCCGGCTCCACGGTGCCGGTCCCGAAGATCTCCTACGTCATGCTGATGAAGGAGTGGGGCTGGATCGTTGGCAGCGGCATCTACGTCGACACCGTCACGGCCGAGATGAACAAGATGAAGTGGCAGATCATCGGCGGCACCGCGCTCCTTGCCGTGGTCATCTTCCTCTTCGCCTGGTTCGTCGCGCGCAAGATCAAGGAGGCGCTCGACCAGGCCATCGCGGCGTCGCGGCGCATCGCCTCGGGCGATCTCACCGCCCACATCACCGTGAACAGCGAGGACGAGACCGGGGAGCTCCTCTCCTCGCTCAAGGATATGAACGAGGGGCTCGCGCACATCGTGGGCGACGTGAGAAACGGCGCCGAATCGATCGCCACGGCGACCGAGGAGATCGCGGCGGGGAACGCCGACCTCTCCCAGCGCACCGAGGAGCAGGCGAGCGCCCTCGAGGAAACCGCCTCCAGCATGGAGGAGCTCACCTCCACCGTGAAGCAGAACGCCGACAACGCCCAGGCGGCGAACCAGCTCGCCATCAATGCCAGCGGCGTGGCGGTCAAGGGGGGCGAGGTGATCAACCGTGTGGTGCGCACCATGGAGAGCATCACCGACAGCTCCAAGAAGATCTCGGACATCATAGGCGTCATCGACGGCATCGCCTTCCAGACCAACATCCTCGCCCTGAACGCCGCGGTCGAGGCGGCGCGCGCCGGCGAACAGGGGAGAGGCTTCGCCGTGGTCGCGGCCGAGGTGAGGAGCCTCGCCCAGCGAAGCGCCGCGGCGGCCAAGGAGATCAAGGCGCTCATCGAGGATTCCGTCTCGAAGGTGCAGGACGGCAGCCGCCTGGTCGAAGAGGCGGGGCGCACCACCCAGGACATCGTCACTAGCATCAAGAGGGTGACCGACATCATGGCAGAGATCTCGGCCGCCTCGCTGGAACAGTCGAGCGGCATCGAGCAGGTCAACACCGCCATCACCCAGATGGACGACGTCACCCAGCAAAACGCGGCGCTGGTCGAGGAGGCGGCGGCCGCCGCCGAATCCCTCGAGGACCAGGCCCAGCAGCTGGTGGCCGTAGTGGCGCGTTTCACCCTGGAGCAGGGAAACAAGGCGGCGCCCCCTCCCTCCTCGGAGAAGCGCAGGTTGACCCACGCGGCGGCAAAGCCCAAGCCCCAGGAAAAAAAGGTGAAACCCGTAGCGATGGCGGCAGGGGGGAAAACGCAGGACCAGCGTCTGTCCCGGGCCTCCGAGTCCGCCGAGGCGGACGATGATTGGAAGGAATTCTGA
- a CDS encoding type II secretion system F family protein, with the protein MLYLIAFTVFCSVLLLSLALSRVLVSRRSPVAQRMAAFFPTAKPLRLMPEIESGTWAAKLQRIGERMNLPKQEQSRYRKALVAAGLHRDSVHVFLGSKLLLAVTLPLPYLLISVAPRRAYFDSMNLVILLVCAIVGYLLPSYWLSVKVKSRQLIIFHTLPDVLDLVTLCVEAGVSMDAALLRACEVPQLDQNPLAQEIRQATMEIRAGKPRVNALKDMAERTMVDDMRSFTTMLAQTERFGTSLSQALRSFSDDLRTKRRQAAEEAAAKTTIKLIFPLVFAIFPALLVVVLGPAVVQISRAFK; encoded by the coding sequence ATGCTCTACCTGATCGCTTTCACGGTGTTCTGCTCGGTGCTGCTGCTGTCGCTGGCCCTGTCGCGCGTCCTTGTGTCGAGAAGGAGCCCGGTGGCGCAGCGTATGGCCGCCTTCTTTCCGACTGCCAAACCTTTGCGCCTCATGCCGGAAATCGAGTCCGGCACCTGGGCCGCCAAGCTGCAGCGCATCGGCGAGCGGATGAATCTCCCGAAACAGGAGCAGTCCCGCTACAGAAAAGCCCTGGTCGCGGCGGGATTGCACCGCGACAGCGTGCACGTCTTTCTCGGCAGCAAGCTCCTCTTAGCCGTGACGCTGCCGCTTCCCTACCTGCTCATCAGCGTCGCTCCCAGGCGCGCCTATTTCGACAGCATGAACCTCGTCATCCTGCTGGTGTGCGCCATCGTCGGGTACCTGCTGCCGAGTTACTGGCTCTCGGTCAAGGTCAAGAGCCGGCAGCTCATCATCTTCCATACCCTTCCGGACGTGCTGGACCTGGTGACGCTCTGCGTGGAGGCGGGGGTCAGCATGGACGCCGCGCTGCTGCGCGCCTGCGAGGTACCGCAATTGGATCAGAACCCGCTGGCCCAGGAGATACGCCAGGCCACCATGGAAATCAGGGCCGGCAAGCCGCGGGTCAATGCGCTGAAGGACATGGCGGAGCGGACCATGGTGGACGACATGCGCTCCTTCACCACCATGCTCGCCCAGACCGAGCGCTTCGGGACCAGCCTGAGCCAGGCCCTGCGCTCCTTCTCCGACGACTTGAGAACCAAAAGGAGGCAGGCCGCCGAGGAAGCCGCCGCCAAGACCACCATAAAGCTCATCTTCCCGCTGGTGTTCGCCATCTTCCCCGCCCTGCTGGTGGTGGTCCTGGGCCCGGCGGTGGTCCAGATCTCCAGGGCGTTCAAGTGA
- a CDS encoding chemotaxis protein CheW — protein sequence MQTAQGNAVEQQATEGGSEYLTFTLGNESYGIDILKVQEIRGYDCVTRIANTPAFIKGVINLRGVIVPIVDLRIKFNVGEATYHEFTVVIIINVLNKVVGIVVDGVSDVVALPAASIKPAPELGASLDTRYITGLGTLNDEMLILVDIEKLIGSDELQIVDSSVENTQKEAVNL from the coding sequence ATGCAGACGGCACAGGGCAACGCGGTGGAACAACAGGCGACGGAGGGGGGTTCGGAATACCTCACCTTCACCCTGGGGAACGAGAGTTACGGGATCGACATACTGAAGGTCCAGGAAATAAGGGGGTACGACTGCGTCACGCGCATCGCCAACACCCCCGCCTTCATCAAGGGGGTCATCAACCTGCGCGGGGTGATCGTCCCGATCGTCGACCTGCGCATCAAGTTCAACGTCGGCGAGGCGACCTACCACGAGTTCACCGTGGTCATCATCATAAACGTGCTGAACAAGGTGGTGGGGATCGTGGTGGACGGCGTCTCGGACGTGGTGGCGCTCCCGGCGGCAAGCATCAAGCCGGCTCCCGAGCTCGGGGCATCGCTCGACACCCGCTACATCACCGGGCTTGGGACCCTGAACGACGAAATGCTGATCCTCGTGGATATCGAAAAACTGATCGGCAGCGACGAGCTGCAAATCGTTGACAGTAGCGTGGAGAATACTCAGAAAGAGGCGGTGAACCTATGA